The Capricornis sumatraensis isolate serow.1 chromosome 20, serow.2, whole genome shotgun sequence genome contains the following window.
CCAGGCCTACatacttcactggtgaattctatcaaacaagaaataaatactgtcaattcttcacaaacttgtccagaaaattaaaaagcagggGACACTTAACCAACTTATTCTGTAAACCCAACATTACGCTGATAGCAACCAAACCCAAGCATTAAAAATatcagagccaaaaaaaaaaagagagagagagactaataGCTCTCGTGTCTTGTGagcatagatacaaaaatcttcaacaagaAAACCAGTGTATAAAATTGAACCATGCATAAAAAGAGCAGTGCATCATGATGAAACGGGATTTACCTCAGAaatgcaaggttggtttaacTTTTGAAATCAGTCAATATGATCCTCATTAAAAGGCTatacacaaagggaaaaaaagaaaaactatgattgTGGTCACCAGTATCCAAGAAATGCTCCCACAAATACCTACCATGTTACATTCTCACTGTTGTAAAGTGAGTCCCCTTGCACTGTGTACCAGGATTAGTCTGTATTACCCATAGAGTAAGTCAGAAACGGTGGCACATCACTTCCAGGTTAAGGTCATAACAGAAACTGTAGCTTTGTCCTCTTGCTTTGGAACTATTTCTCTAAAATGGAATACTTTAAGTAAAAGTATGGATGAAAAAGGATGAACTGATACACAGAACACTGATAAATCACAAAATAATTATGCAGAGTTTAAAAAGCCAGAACCATAAAAATACACTTTAAGTTAttctatacacacatacattttaaattctaagaaatgcaaacaaatctatagtgacagaaagcaagaTGAGTGGTTGCCTAGCAAGGGTGAGGGGAAGAGATACTACAAAAGGAATCAGGAAACTTGGTTTCAAAGGTGCAAACATGTATCaaaactcagtggtaaagaatccaacggGGGTTcaggggttcgatctctgggtcgtaaagatcccctggagaagaaaatggcaacctactgcagtattctggcctggaaaatcccatggataggaggACAGAAGCCTGGaagactataatccatggggacacacacacacaaaaatcaaattATACACTGTAAATATGTGCAAttgcagaatattttcattgtattttggaTAGTAACCATCGCTGTAAGATCGTGAGACACAAATATGAGAGTCGTGAGAATTTCCATAAACCCTCATACCAAAGTCATAGTGATGGACAAGTTTGTGGATACACCTTTAAAAGAGTTACATTCCCTGTTGTTGGCTATGGTCTCCCAATTTCCTATTAATCAGTGTCTCTGTATCAATTATGATTCCTAACTGGTCCTTGTAGGTGACAGTGACATCTGCCTACCAATAATACCCTACTAAATGATAGATGTCAGGGATGCAGACAGGTCCCAGGGAATCAAATTCTGAAACATTCCCTAGGAAGAGGGGGCCCAATTCATGCTGTTCCCACATACATCAGAGGCTGTCAAGACCTTGACAACCTGCTCAAGAAGACCCTGGTCACACAAATCATCTCAACATACAGGACACACAATTAGGCCTGCAAAGCCCGGTATTCTTTCCCAGGAGGCCTTGAGCAGCGATGTAAATTAGGCTGAAAGTAGAATAAGAGCTGTTCTTTCTTTAATCATTCTGCAAATACCACTGAGACTCAACAGGTGGCGCTCTCACACAAGCTATTCATTCTTTCAGGCTGGCAAGCCCAATCCTGTTCTCAACTCAACCCACAGAGTGAACAAAATTCCCAGGAATAAAGATAGCTTAGAAACTAAGGCATGTGTTGCAAAACCAGAACACTATGAGGCAGATAATTTCCAGGTCAGGTGACTCGGAGGCTGGTCAAACTCATCATGAGGGTCACAAGAGACCAACACCGTCTGAAATATGGACATCTCTGCAGGCAACCAGAAGAACTAAGCTTGCATTCTTCTGACTCAAAATGGGTCACACCCATGCTTCCACCAGTAGGGAGCAGGAAAGAATGAGGATCATCAATAGGGTCAGGCTACCGATGGTGCCCTCTAGGGAAGACAGGAAGAGCAGAGATCTTGCCCATCAAAGCGTCTGGGGTGACATACGCACAATGTGGGGCCCTGCTGTTGCACAGATGTATGGCTTCTTTCAGATGCTGGCAGTGACATGCTTTTGGCAAGCACGCAGAGACCTTTCACAGTGGCCAAGGCATGTTACAAAGTACAAAACTGCCCCCAGAAAGCTTCCCACAGAGCTGACACACAGAAGAATCTCCTCAGGGTGGGAGTTCAAACACAAGGCTCATCTTCTAGCTTATGGCTACTCACAAAGGCTCCTCTTGGAGCCTCTCTCTGGTGTCACTATATTGAATAAGACAGAGTATTCCCTGCTCTCCTAAGGCCTTTCTCCAGCATGAACCTTCCAATGTCTgatgagggaagccctttgcctgaaggctttcccacactcaCTGCATTTATATGGCCTTTCTCCAGTGTGGATTCTAAGGTGCTGCATAAGCACATGTTTGTGGCTAAAGGCTTTTCCACACTCACTGCACACATACGGCTTCTCACCATTGTGAACTCTCTGGTGGGCAATAAGATCGGAGCTTTGGCTGAAAAACTTCCCACATGCAATGCACTCATAAGGCCGTGCCCCAGTATGAACACTCCAGTGCTTAATGAGTCTGTATTTGTGGCCGAAGtatttcccacattcactgcactcaTAAGGCCTTTCTCCGGTGTGGATACTCTCATGCTGAACAAGCGTGGATTTGTGACTGTAGGCTTTCCCACATTCGCTGCACTTGTAAGGCCGTGCTCCAGTGTGGACTCTCTGGTGTACAATGAGATTAGAGCTATGATTAAAAACTTTCCCACATATGCCACACTCATAAGGCATCTCTCCAGTGTGGATCCTCTGGTGCTGCGCAAGTATGGGTTTGCGGCTAAAGGTTTTCCCACATTCGCTGCACTTGTAAGGCCTCTCTCCAGTGTGGACTCTTTGGTGCTGAACAAGTGAGTCCTTGCGGctgaaggccttcccacattcGCTGCACTCATAATGCTTTTGTCCACTGTGAAAGACCTCTGCACAGTGGGTGTCACTTTGTGGGTTCCACTTGCTAAGAGGGTAATGCTGCTGAAACATGCTTGAGCTGGTTGGGAAATCCTCACAACCCTCCCTCGTGGTAAAAGGTGTCTTCAACGACTGGACAGGGCAGCTGCTCACAAGAAGGGCCCTGTGCACGTCCCTCCTGCAGGGTTTCTCTCCACTGTACTGACTGTGGAGGGGGAAGTTTGCACTGAACCACAGCTgtttcccacatgccacacacagGTATGATTTCTGCCCAGGACGTGTTTCTTGGTGCTCAGCCACGTGCAGAACATCTCTCAAGATTGGGCCAGATGTCTCACAGGGATGGGCCTTCTGGGAAGACAGAATCATCTTAGGAATCATGCCCTTAGACACTCTTTTCACAGAAATGCTCTGCTCAAAATGGATCTCATCCTCCTCCTCCATTCCATGCCAACAACCTGAAAGCAGACAAATGCTGGTAAAGTACACAGTGACACTGGTGGGAAGGGGCAGTTATTACAGACGTGTGTTTATCAAAACTAAGACTGAGGTCTGCCTCAGGACAAAAGGCCAGGGTGTAAGTTGAGCAAAGGGCTGCTCCACAGTCTTGGCATCTAAAGGTCACAGGCTGGAAGCGGCCTTGATGGGGAGAGGACACAGATCTGATGAACAGCCCAGAAAGAGCCAGGGTCCCCAATGAAATTATCCACAAATGCATTGTAGGAAGGCCTTGGCGGCTGGGGAGACATGCAGAAGAAGAGTGTGTTTACTAAACAGCTACAAATGAATAGAATAGCTGGTATTTAAGAATTATTTGAAGAACATGCACCTCTCATGACACAAAGCATATAAGCCGGTGTTGGAGAGCAGTACAGAGGAAGCAGTGGAGAGGAACAGCTGAGATGTGGGCAGAGGTGAGGAACTGCCAAAGGCCAAAGGTCACAGCATAAAAGGTAAGTGTATAAACAGGGCAGTAAAGACAGGAATGAAGTGTGGGCAGTGGCCTTGGCACTTAAACCACTGTGGGCACTGAGAGGCTGGAGAGTGACCAGAACCCAGCCTGACATCACACTTTCCCCAGCTCCCACTCACCAGGGCCACCTGCACTCTGAGCCTCTCTGGTCAGGGCTGGAGTTGTGTCGGCCCAGTCAGAGACCCAGGGCTCCCTGCCAAGCTCCTGTGGGGAAACCCCATGGGACATAGAAGATGCATATCCTAAGGAAAAGACAGGACAGGTAAATGGCCAGCACAGGTGTGGGTGACCCACCCCTGAGAGAAGAAACCTAAATATCATGAAAATAACTCTGAAGTATTGTCTTGCAGGAATAGCCTAGTGGTCCCAACAAGTAGTGATTGTACTGGGTCCTTGGGATTCCTTACAGGTAGGCTATGAGAAATGTCAGCTAGAGGAAGGGGGCACAATCTGGGGCACAAGAGTGCCATGGATCTGGACAGAGGCACCCAGTCAGGGAGAGGACAAACTGGACGTGATCCACTGGGTGACAACTGGACACTTCATGCCTGCATTCCTCCATGCAAGCCTTCAGGGCAGCACGTAGTGGGACCACTCAGAAACCAGAGGTGCTAGAGCCCACAGTTCACACCTGGCACCCACGGCACCTACTCCAAGGAACCAGGGCAGGTGGTGGTACTGCCTATGGCTCTGATCCAGGAAACAGGGAAGGGGGAGAGCCCAGTCCAGGCACTGCAGGGGACAAGAGGGCCTTACCCAGTGAGGCCATCAGTGCAAAGTTCTCCAGCATCACTTCGCGGTACAAGAGCCTCTGAGCCTCATCAAGGAGCCCCCACTCCTCCTGGGAGAAGGACACGAACACGTCCTCAAAGGTCACATTCCCCTGCCATAATGGGGAGAGCAGTCTGTGAGCAGTCTCCTTCTCAAGGATCCCATCTGCCCCCACAGAACTCCCCTGACCATTCCTTCCCATCCAGCTCCTCAACTCAGAGGAAACACCAGCACCAGGTGCCACATATGTCTGCTCTCTCCTCAGGGTCCCGTTGATCACTGTGTCCACCCACAGCAACAACGGGCAGGTGGGACAGAAAGGCCTGTCTAAACTCTGGGGCTGGTATGGTGCACagcacccccacccacctccttccAGCCAGTtctttgaaagttgctaagatcATGATTACCAGACAACCAAAGTTAGGCTCATCTTTCTTCCTTAAGCCTCCCAAACGAGGGCCCAAGGGCCATCAATTCACACTCTTTTTCCACATGCACACCGTTCTTCTGGATCACTCTCTCACAACTCTGGTCGCTTACCCAGTTATTGGCCTTCATCATCACCTTCCTacagggctttccttgtggctcagacggtaaagcgtctgcctacacggtgggagacccaggtttgagccctcggtctggaagatcctctggagaaggaaatggcaacccactccagtattcttgcctggaaaatcccatggacagaggagcccggtaggctacagtccatggggttgcaaagagtcggacacgactgagcaacttcacttcacttcatcactTTCCTAGCTCATTAACGGCCCCCCAGAGAGCAAAGCCTGCTGGGTAATGTAGTTCACATGCCACCAAACCTTGAGGAAATCAACAGGTAATAGACACAGAGCTGGCACGCAGCCATTTGCAGCACCCTTTACTGAGTAACCATTACCAGGCAACCATTCCTGGGAGACTGCAGGAGGGTGTTGCAGCCTGGAGCAGAGACCAACACCTTGCCTCATGACTCCAGGGTGCGGCAAAATGCGCCCTCTTGACTGTCCTAGTAAGTATGCCAAACGGTCGGGTGGGACGCGCTCTCTGCTCTGCTTCACTGCCTGCCCCTAAGTTCGTCCCCAGGGAAACAAAACAAGATGTTCCTAATCAACAGCAGAGTCATAACTTTACTCCCTCTTTATGGCGTGCTGATCAAACTACCCAGTAGAGCTCTTCCCTAATGAACTCTTCCCTAATGTGACTTCTGCCAATAAAAGTGCGGGCTGAAAGGAGCCATTTTGTCTTTCTGTCATGGAGCGCAGGAGGGTCCCCTGACTCCCTGCTTGCCAAAttatatgtgtctgttttttcctTACATGCTCACTGTATCAGGTATTTCTCACCTGCTGTGCTGAACGCGGCAGGAGCGTACTGTTGTGTTGTTGTAGTTTCTCCCTTGTAAACCTATGTACACGCCATCTTCTACTTTTTGGATGTCTCTCTCCTGAACCCCTCCATATAACTTCAGCCCCATGTCCAGCAGCTCACTGGATACCTCAAGAGTTCTCTGGCACATCTCAGACTCTCCACGTGGCCACAAATAAAGTACTGATACCCATATGCAGAGTTACTTCTACCACTAACTTGCCCACCTCAGCTGATGGTGCTTCTACCCTTCTGACTGATATGGCCCAACACCTTGGGGCTGTCTCTTTCTTACACAGAAAAGCTGACCCAATCACTTCTCCCATCTACACAGCGACCCCTCTGGCCCAACCATTTGTTACAACTCGCCTGGAATACAGAAACAGCCTTCTCCCCAGTCTTTCTCCTCACCTCTATCCTAATTCCCTCTATCCTAATTCCCTCAACCCTCACCACATAGCCTGTTCTCCACTTGGAATTCAGAgttgtctttgttgctgtttagtcactaagctgtgcccaactctttgcaaccacatggattgtagcccgccaggctcctctgtccatgggatttcccaggcaagaacaatggagtggattgccatttccttctccaagggatcttcccaacccagggatcaaacatggcaTCTACAGGGAAGCTGTGAAAACCCAGATCAGATTACCTCCCTCCTCTGCTCCACATC
Protein-coding sequences here:
- the LOC138097149 gene encoding zinc finger protein 772-like isoform X2 — encoded protein: MAAAVLTDPAQQGNVTFEDVFVSFSQEEWGLLDEAQRLLYREVMLENFALMASLGCWHGMEEEDEIHFEQSISVKRVSKGMIPKMILSSQKAHPCETSGPILRDVLHVAEHQETRPGQKSYLCVACGKQLWFSANFPLHSQYSGEKPCRRDVHRALLVSSCPVQSLKTPFTTREGCEDFPTSSSMFQQHYPLSKWNPQSDTHCAEVFHSGQKHYECSECGKAFSRKDSLVQHQRVHTGERPYKCSECGKTFSRKPILAQHQRIHTGEMPYECGICGKVFNHSSNLIVHQRVHTGARPYKCSECGKAYSHKSTLVQHESIHTGERPYECSECGKYFGHKYRLIKHWSVHTGARPYECIACGKFFSQSSDLIAHQRVHNGEKPYVCSECGKAFSHKHVLMQHLRIHTGERPYKCSECGKAFRQRASLIRHWKVHAGERP
- the LOC138097149 gene encoding zinc finger protein 772-like isoform X1, translating into MAAAVLTDPAQGNVTFEDVFVSFSQEEWGLLDEAQRLLYREVMLENFALMASLGCWHGMEEEDEIHFEQSISVKRVSKGMIPKMILSSQKAHPCETSGPILRDVLHVAEHQETRPGQKSYLCVACGKQLWFSANFPLHSQYSGEKPCRRDVHRALLVSSCPVQSLKTPFTTREGCEDFPTSSSMFQQHYPLSKWNPQSDTHCAEVFHSGQKHYECSECGKAFSRKDSLVQHQRVHTGERPYKCSECGKTFSRKPILAQHQRIHTGEMPYECGICGKVFNHSSNLIVHQRVHTGARPYKCSECGKAYSHKSTLVQHESIHTGERPYECSECGKYFGHKYRLIKHWSVHTGARPYECIACGKFFSQSSDLIAHQRVHNGEKPYVCSECGKAFSHKHVLMQHLRIHTGERPYKCSECGKAFRQRASLIRHWKVHAGERP